TCGGCCCGCTCGAGAACGCGATCCAGGGGATCGACCGTCTCGCGCACCGGGTGCAGACCGTCGTGGTGGTCGGCAAGAATCCGTCGCTAGAGCGCCGCGTCGCAGATGTGGCGCGCACGCTATCACATCCGGTGAAGGTCGTCGGTTTCGTGTGCAACGTGTTCGAGTACATGCAGGCTGCGGATGTGCTGGTGAGCAAGCCCGGCGGGTTGACGAGCTCCGAAGCGCTTGCCGCCCAGCTGCCGTTGCTCATGCTGCGCCCGCTGCCGGGTCAAGAGGAGCGCAACACGCGCTATCTGGAGGAAGCCGGGACCGGCATCCGCGTGCAGAGCGCGCGCGAACTGGTGGCGGCGTTGGATCGGCTGTTGGCGGATGCGCGGCAGCTCGATGCGATGCGCGCGCGCGCGCGCGCGCTGGCCCGGCCGGATGCGGCGCTTGCGGTGTCCGGCATCATCCGCCGGCTCATCCCGGCTTGAAGCAGCAGCGCTTGCTGTGGTACACTGACGGACGTCCCGAGGAGAGATGGCCGAGCTGGCTGAAGGCGGCGGTTTGCTAAACCGTTATAGTGCTGTAAAGGCGCTATCGAGGGTTCGAATCCCTCTCTCTCCGCCAGGACCAGGTCGATAGGTTCGACCGCCGCGTACGCGCTCGTAGTTCAGCTGGATTAGAATGCCAGACTACGAATCTGGAGGTCGGGGGTTCGAGTCCCTCCGAGCGCGATTCACTTGCCTCGGTAGCTCAGTGGTAGAGCAGGGGACTCATAAGCCCTTGGTCGCAAGTTCGAGTCTTGCCCGAGGCACAGCACGCGCCCGTAGCTCAATTGGATAGAGTATCGGCCTCCGAAGCCGAGGGTTGGTGGTTCGAGCCCACTCGGGCGCGCGGTCATCGCAGTAGGATTCACATATAAGGATGCACACCGCCGGCCAGACGCAGACCGATATCGCATTCATGCGCAAGGCGCTCGAGCTGGCAGGCAGCGCGCAGCGCCACGGCGACGTGCCCGTCGGCGCGGTGATCGAGATGGACGGCGAAATCGCGGCCGTCGGATTCAATCAGAAGGAAGCCAATCACGATCCGACCGCGCACGCGGAGATGGTCGCGTTGCGCCAGGCCTCTGCGCGGCGTGGCGGCTGGCGGTTGAGCGGAGCGACGCTGTACGTCACCAAAGAGCCGTGCGTCATGTGCGCGGCGGCGTGCGTGGCGGCGCGCATCGACCGGCTGGTCTTCGGCTGTCCGGATCCCAAGGGCGGCGGCGCGGGTTCCGTGTTCAATCTTATCGACGATCCGCGCCTCAATCATCGCGTGCGCGTCACCAGCGGCGTGCTTGCGGACGAAGCCGCCGAGATGCTGCGCGCGTTTTTCCGCGGGCGCCGAGTATCAGACGAGCTGTGAGCGATGCCGCCCTGCAAAGGGCGGTTGCGCGCGCGGGCAGAAGCGCAAGCGTATCAACCGCGGAGAGGTGGCAGAGTGGTTGATCGCGCTCGCCTCGAAAGCGAGTAACGGCTTATACCCGTTCGTGGGTTCAAATCCCACCCTCTCCGTTCGATCTTCAACGCTGATCCAGAAGGTACGACCGGATGCACCGCACGCTTGTCGCGCTCGGGCTTCTGGCCGCCGTGTGCGCGCCCGGTTGCGGCGTGCATTCGCGCGGCGCAAGCGGCGCGACGTCGGCGCCGACACCCGCGTCGCAAGCGCACATCGAGATCCACGGCGTTATCACGATCGCGCACGATGCGGCCGTCAGGCAATGCTACATCGGCAAACCGGGTCCGAAGCTGCTCAACGGCTACAGCGTGACGTTCGCCGCCGATCAGCTCATCGACGGCGGCGAGGTGCTCATCCCCGATTTTCACGGCGACGGCACGTACACCGGCGCGGCCGGTGTCATCCTCAATGTGGCACAAGGCCCGGGTTTTCCGCACGGCACGACATTGGAAGAACGGCCTGACACCAAA
Above is a window of Candidatus Eremiobacteraceae bacterium DNA encoding:
- the tadA gene encoding tRNA adenosine(34) deaminase TadA, which gives rise to MHTAGQTQTDIAFMRKALELAGSAQRHGDVPVGAVIEMDGEIAAVGFNQKEANHDPTAHAEMVALRQASARRGGWRLSGATLYVTKEPCVMCAAACVAARIDRLVFGCPDPKGGGAGSVFNLIDDPRLNHRVRVTSGVLADEAAEMLRAFFRGRRVSDEL